One genomic region from Heterodontus francisci isolate sHetFra1 chromosome 39, sHetFra1.hap1, whole genome shotgun sequence encodes:
- the LOC137352766 gene encoding myelin-oligodendrocyte glycoprotein-like isoform X1 produces MDRKAQQGPNLQKLLLLLLLLNAVAAVSGYLPVPVSGFLGEQVVLPCIYKGNVPVSDLQVIWWISNREILHRFIDGNDDLIQQDPRFRNRTNPFKDQLEQGNWSLMISDLRQSDQNEYQCQIYKRIGEHYQWQQADSVHLSVTGPGPSTGLVVGLVIAILVLVCIILVLLCIILVFIIQNRQRWKANKHNINHNEASNVIPLTGVTCLGSKVPCFTTAPEHQNGAAGEQNLLGNGAVQH; encoded by the exons ATGGATAGAAAAGCACAGCAG GGACCCAACTTACAGAaactcctcctcctgctgctgctgctaaatgctgttgctgctgtttcag GTTACTTGCCTGTCCCAGTTTCTGGGTTCCTTGGGGAGCAGGTTGTGCTGCCCTGTATCTACAAAGGGAATGTCCCAGTCTCTGATTTACAGGTAATTTGGTGGATATCCAATCGTGAAATTTTACACAGATTTATCGATGGGAACGATGACTTAATACAACAAGACCCACGGTTCAGAAACAGAACAAACCCGTTCAAAGATCAACTGGAGCAAGGCAACTGGTCACTAATGATCTCTGACCTCAGGCAGTCAGACCAGAATGAGTATCAGTGTCAGATTTACAAGAGGATTGGTGAGCACTATCAATGGCAACAAGCTGATTCAGTCCATCTCTCTGTAACAG GTCCTGGACCCTCTACTGGATTGGTAGTTGGATTGGTCATCGCAATTCTGGTTCTTGTTTGCATAATTCTTGTTCTTCTTTGCATAATTCTGGTTTTCATAATCCAAAACCGACAAAGATG GAAAGCGAACAAACACAACATCAATCACAATGAAGCATCTAATGTCATCCCTTTGACAGGGGTGACTTGTTTAGGTAGCAAGGTCCCATGTTTCACAACAGCACCTGAGCATCAGAATGGAGCAGCTGGAGAACAAAACCTTCTGGGGAACGGGGCTGTCCAGCACTAA
- the LOC137352766 gene encoding myelin-oligodendrocyte glycoprotein-like isoform X2 has translation MDRKAQQGPNLQKLLLLLLLLNAVAAVSGYLPVPVSGFLGEQVVLPCIYKGNVPVSDLQVIWWISNREILHRFIDGNDDLIQQDPRFRNRTNPFKDQLEQGNWSLMISDLRQSDQNEYQCQIYKRIGEHYQWQQADSVHLSVTGPGPSTGLVVGLVIAILVLVCIILVLLCIILVFIIQNRQRCSAS, from the exons ATGGATAGAAAAGCACAGCAG GGACCCAACTTACAGAaactcctcctcctgctgctgctgctaaatgctgttgctgctgtttcag GTTACTTGCCTGTCCCAGTTTCTGGGTTCCTTGGGGAGCAGGTTGTGCTGCCCTGTATCTACAAAGGGAATGTCCCAGTCTCTGATTTACAGGTAATTTGGTGGATATCCAATCGTGAAATTTTACACAGATTTATCGATGGGAACGATGACTTAATACAACAAGACCCACGGTTCAGAAACAGAACAAACCCGTTCAAAGATCAACTGGAGCAAGGCAACTGGTCACTAATGATCTCTGACCTCAGGCAGTCAGACCAGAATGAGTATCAGTGTCAGATTTACAAGAGGATTGGTGAGCACTATCAATGGCAACAAGCTGATTCAGTCCATCTCTCTGTAACAG GTCCTGGACCCTCTACTGGATTGGTAGTTGGATTGGTCATCGCAATTCTGGTTCTTGTTTGCATAATTCTTGTTCTTCTTTGCATAATTCTGGTTTTCATAATCCAAAACCGACAAAGATG ctcggCTAGCTGA
- the LOC137352753 gene encoding CD276 antigen homolog isoform X3 gives MLQDRLEHAAEQEVILLHLLMGKELQGPNLQKLLLLLLLLNAVAAVSGYSVSGFLGEQVVLPCTYKGNVPVSELQVIWWIFKRGVLHNFVDGNDDLTQQDPQFRNRTNLFKDQLEQGNWSLMISDLRQSDQNEYRCQILQRSSPVFHQVVHLSVTERARTPVPNTPVPVSGFLGEQVVLPCIYKGNVPVSELQVIWWISNREILHKFIDGNDDLTQQDPQFRNRTNLFQDQLEQGNWSLMISDLRQSDQNEYQCQIYKRIGEHYQWQQTDSIHLSVTGPGPSTGAVVGLVVGILFLLLLQGFIVFIIQKRQRWNCVQKHHSINQNEASHVVPLTGVTCLGHKVPCFTTAPEHQNGAAGEQNLLGNGAVQH, from the exons ATGCTCCAGGACCGGCTTGAACATGCGGCTGAGCAGGAAGTGATTCTTCTCCATCTCCTCATGGGAAAGGAGCTGCAG GGACCCAACTTACAGAaactcctcctcctgctgctgctgctaaatgctgttgctgctgtttcag GTTACTCAGTTTCTGGGTTCCTTGGGGAGCAGGTTGTGCTGCCCTGTACCTACAAAGGGAATGTCCCAGTCTCTGAGTTACAGGTAATTTGGTGGATATTCAAGCGCGGAGTTTTACATAATTTTGTCGATGGGAACGATGATTTAACACAACAAGACCCACAGTTCAGAAACAGAACAAACCTGTTCAAAGATCAACTGGAACAAGGCAACTGGTCACTCATGATCTCTGACCTCAGGCAGTCAGACCAGAATGAGTATCGATGTCAGATTCTGCAGAGGTCGAGTCCAGTCTTTCATCAAGTTGTCCATCTCTCTGTAACAG AGCGAGCTCGTACACCTGTACCGAACACACCTGTACCAG TTTCTGGGTTCCTTGGGGAGCAGGTTGTGCTGCCCTGTATCTACAAAGGGAATGTCCCAGTCTCTGAATTACAGGTAATTTGGTGGATATCCAATCGTGAAATTTTACACAAGTTTATCGATGGGAACGATGATTTAACACAACAAGACCCACAGTTCAGAAACAGAACAAACCTGTTCCAAGATCAACTGGAACAAGGCAACTGGTCACTAATGATCTCTGACCTCAGGCAGTCAGACCAGAATGAGTATCAGTGTCAGATTTACAAGAGGATTGGTGAGCACTATCAATGGCAACAAACTGATTCAATCCATCTCTCTGTAACAG GTCCTGGACCCTCTACTGGAGCAGTAGTTGGATTGGTTGTCGgaattctttttcttcttcttcttcagggATTTATAGTTTTCATAATCCAAAAGCGACAAAGATG GAATTGTGTTCAAAAGCATCACAGCATCAATCAAAATGAAGCATCTCATGTCGTCCCTTTGACAGGGGTGACTTGTTTAGGTCACAAGGTCCCATGTTTCACAACAGCACCTGAGCATCAGAATGGAGCAGCTGGAGAACAAAACCTTCTGGGGAACGGGGCTGTCCAGCACTAA
- the LOC137352753 gene encoding CD276 antigen homolog isoform X5, giving the protein MDGKVLQGPNLQKLLLLLLLLNAVAAVSGYSVSGFLGEQVVLPCTYKGNVPVSELQVIWWIFKRGVLHNFVDGNDDLTQQDPQFRNRTNLFKDQLEQGNWSLMISDLRQSDQNEYRCQILQRSSPVFHQVVHLSVTERARTPVPNTPVPVSGFLGEQVVLPCIYKGNVPVSELQVIWWISNREILHKFIDGNDDLTQQDPQFRNRTNLFQDQLEQGNWSLMISDLRQSDQNEYQCQIYKRIGEHYQWQQTDSIHLSVTGPGPSTGAVVGLVVGILFLLLLQGFIVFIIQKRQRWNCVQKHHSINQNEASHVVPLTGVTCLGHKVPCFTTAPEHQNGAAGEQNLLGNGAVQH; this is encoded by the exons GGACCCAACTTACAGAaactcctcctcctgctgctgctgctaaatgctgttgctgctgtttcag GTTACTCAGTTTCTGGGTTCCTTGGGGAGCAGGTTGTGCTGCCCTGTACCTACAAAGGGAATGTCCCAGTCTCTGAGTTACAGGTAATTTGGTGGATATTCAAGCGCGGAGTTTTACATAATTTTGTCGATGGGAACGATGATTTAACACAACAAGACCCACAGTTCAGAAACAGAACAAACCTGTTCAAAGATCAACTGGAACAAGGCAACTGGTCACTCATGATCTCTGACCTCAGGCAGTCAGACCAGAATGAGTATCGATGTCAGATTCTGCAGAGGTCGAGTCCAGTCTTTCATCAAGTTGTCCATCTCTCTGTAACAG AGCGAGCTCGTACACCTGTACCGAACACACCTGTACCAG TTTCTGGGTTCCTTGGGGAGCAGGTTGTGCTGCCCTGTATCTACAAAGGGAATGTCCCAGTCTCTGAATTACAGGTAATTTGGTGGATATCCAATCGTGAAATTTTACACAAGTTTATCGATGGGAACGATGATTTAACACAACAAGACCCACAGTTCAGAAACAGAACAAACCTGTTCCAAGATCAACTGGAACAAGGCAACTGGTCACTAATGATCTCTGACCTCAGGCAGTCAGACCAGAATGAGTATCAGTGTCAGATTTACAAGAGGATTGGTGAGCACTATCAATGGCAACAAACTGATTCAATCCATCTCTCTGTAACAG GTCCTGGACCCTCTACTGGAGCAGTAGTTGGATTGGTTGTCGgaattctttttcttcttcttcttcagggATTTATAGTTTTCATAATCCAAAAGCGACAAAGATG GAATTGTGTTCAAAAGCATCACAGCATCAATCAAAATGAAGCATCTCATGTCGTCCCTTTGACAGGGGTGACTTGTTTAGGTCACAAGGTCCCATGTTTCACAACAGCACCTGAGCATCAGAATGGAGCAGCTGGAGAACAAAACCTTCTGGGGAACGGGGCTGTCCAGCACTAA
- the LOC137352753 gene encoding CD276 antigen homolog isoform X6, which yields MYLRKGPNLQKLLLLLLLLNAVAAVSGYSVSGFLGEQVVLPCTYKGNVPVSELQVIWWIFKRGVLHNFVDGNDDLTQQDPQFRNRTNLFKDQLEQGNWSLMISDLRQSDQNEYRCQILQRSSPVFHQVVHLSVTERARTPVPNTPVPVSGFLGEQVVLPCIYKGNVPVSELQVIWWISNREILHKFIDGNDDLTQQDPQFRNRTNLFQDQLEQGNWSLMISDLRQSDQNEYQCQIYKRIGEHYQWQQTDSIHLSVTGPGPSTGAVVGLVVGILFLLLLQGFIVFIIQKRQRWNCVQKHHSINQNEASHVVPLTGVTCLGHKVPCFTTAPEHQNGAAGEQNLLGNGAVQH from the exons ATGTATCTCCGAAAG GGACCCAACTTACAGAaactcctcctcctgctgctgctgctaaatgctgttgctgctgtttcag GTTACTCAGTTTCTGGGTTCCTTGGGGAGCAGGTTGTGCTGCCCTGTACCTACAAAGGGAATGTCCCAGTCTCTGAGTTACAGGTAATTTGGTGGATATTCAAGCGCGGAGTTTTACATAATTTTGTCGATGGGAACGATGATTTAACACAACAAGACCCACAGTTCAGAAACAGAACAAACCTGTTCAAAGATCAACTGGAACAAGGCAACTGGTCACTCATGATCTCTGACCTCAGGCAGTCAGACCAGAATGAGTATCGATGTCAGATTCTGCAGAGGTCGAGTCCAGTCTTTCATCAAGTTGTCCATCTCTCTGTAACAG AGCGAGCTCGTACACCTGTACCGAACACACCTGTACCAG TTTCTGGGTTCCTTGGGGAGCAGGTTGTGCTGCCCTGTATCTACAAAGGGAATGTCCCAGTCTCTGAATTACAGGTAATTTGGTGGATATCCAATCGTGAAATTTTACACAAGTTTATCGATGGGAACGATGATTTAACACAACAAGACCCACAGTTCAGAAACAGAACAAACCTGTTCCAAGATCAACTGGAACAAGGCAACTGGTCACTAATGATCTCTGACCTCAGGCAGTCAGACCAGAATGAGTATCAGTGTCAGATTTACAAGAGGATTGGTGAGCACTATCAATGGCAACAAACTGATTCAATCCATCTCTCTGTAACAG GTCCTGGACCCTCTACTGGAGCAGTAGTTGGATTGGTTGTCGgaattctttttcttcttcttcttcagggATTTATAGTTTTCATAATCCAAAAGCGACAAAGATG GAATTGTGTTCAAAAGCATCACAGCATCAATCAAAATGAAGCATCTCATGTCGTCCCTTTGACAGGGGTGACTTGTTTAGGTCACAAGGTCCCATGTTTCACAACAGCACCTGAGCATCAGAATGGAGCAGCTGGAGAACAAAACCTTCTGGGGAACGGGGCTGTCCAGCACTAA
- the LOC137352753 gene encoding CD276 antigen homolog isoform X4 codes for MDGKTLQGPNLQKLLLLLLLLNAVAAVSGYSVSGFLGEQVVLPCTYKGNVPVSELQVIWWIFKRGVLHNFVDGNDDLTQQDPQFRNRTNLFKDQLEQGNWSLMISDLRQSDQNEYRCQILQRSSPVFHQVVHLSVTERARTPVPNTPVPVSGFLGEQVVLPCIYKGNVPVSELQVIWWISNREILHKFIDGNDDLTQQDPQFRNRTNLFQDQLEQGNWSLMISDLRQSDQNEYQCQIYKRIGEHYQWQQTDSIHLSVTGPGPSTGAVVGLVVGILFLLLLQGFIVFIIQKRQRWNCVQKHHSINQNEASHVVPLTGVTCLGHKVPCFTTAPEHQNGAAGEQNLLGNGAVQH; via the exons ATGGATGGAAAAACACTGCAG GGACCCAACTTACAGAaactcctcctcctgctgctgctgctaaatgctgttgctgctgtttcag GTTACTCAGTTTCTGGGTTCCTTGGGGAGCAGGTTGTGCTGCCCTGTACCTACAAAGGGAATGTCCCAGTCTCTGAGTTACAGGTAATTTGGTGGATATTCAAGCGCGGAGTTTTACATAATTTTGTCGATGGGAACGATGATTTAACACAACAAGACCCACAGTTCAGAAACAGAACAAACCTGTTCAAAGATCAACTGGAACAAGGCAACTGGTCACTCATGATCTCTGACCTCAGGCAGTCAGACCAGAATGAGTATCGATGTCAGATTCTGCAGAGGTCGAGTCCAGTCTTTCATCAAGTTGTCCATCTCTCTGTAACAG AGCGAGCTCGTACACCTGTACCGAACACACCTGTACCAG TTTCTGGGTTCCTTGGGGAGCAGGTTGTGCTGCCCTGTATCTACAAAGGGAATGTCCCAGTCTCTGAATTACAGGTAATTTGGTGGATATCCAATCGTGAAATTTTACACAAGTTTATCGATGGGAACGATGATTTAACACAACAAGACCCACAGTTCAGAAACAGAACAAACCTGTTCCAAGATCAACTGGAACAAGGCAACTGGTCACTAATGATCTCTGACCTCAGGCAGTCAGACCAGAATGAGTATCAGTGTCAGATTTACAAGAGGATTGGTGAGCACTATCAATGGCAACAAACTGATTCAATCCATCTCTCTGTAACAG GTCCTGGACCCTCTACTGGAGCAGTAGTTGGATTGGTTGTCGgaattctttttcttcttcttcttcagggATTTATAGTTTTCATAATCCAAAAGCGACAAAGATG GAATTGTGTTCAAAAGCATCACAGCATCAATCAAAATGAAGCATCTCATGTCGTCCCTTTGACAGGGGTGACTTGTTTAGGTCACAAGGTCCCATGTTTCACAACAGCACCTGAGCATCAGAATGGAGCAGCTGGAGAACAAAACCTTCTGGGGAACGGGGCTGTCCAGCACTAA